In the genome of Acidobacteriota bacterium, the window AAGTGAGATATATTTTTATCACCTTTCTCCTGGTTTCGGTGATGCTGGGTGGAAATACGCTTCTGGCTCAGGATATCCAGCAGAGAAAGGGGTTCTCCGTGAAGATCACAGAGCCGGCGGAGGGAAGCTATCTCTTCGGCAAGGTGAGGATCAGTGCTGATGTTCAGATCGACGATCCACAGTACCTAGACAGAGTGGAGTTCTTCGCTGGCGATAAGCTCATCTTCGTCGACAGGGATTTCCCTTTCCAGTGCTATCACAACTTCGGCAGCATCTCGAAATCATGGGTCATCAGAGTTGTCGCCTACCACAGAGAGGACGTCAGCGTCTCCGACTTTCTCATAAGCAGGAAACTCGAGGTCCATTACACGGAGTACGTAAACAGGGTAATCTTGAATGCCACGATCGTCGATAAGAACGGTATCTTCGTTAAGGAGCTCCAGAAGGAAGATCTCATCCTCTACGAAGATGGGGTACCGCAGAAGATCCTGGACTTCTATAACGAGACGCGGCCCATCCTGATGGCGCTCCTCATCGACACGAGTGGAAGCATGCAGGACAACATGAAGGAAGTTCAGAAGGCAGCCTGCATGTTTATAGACACCCTGAGGAATGAAGACCAGGCACTCGTCATCGATTTTGATGAGAAGGTCTTTCTCCTTCAGGGCTTAACCAGCAAAAAGGATGCGCTGAAGGAAGCCATCAACAGCACGACTGCCATCGGTGGAACTGCCATCTACGACGCACTTCACGCTGCTTACCGTAAGTTGAACAGGATAGACGGGAGGAAGGCCATTATACTCCTGTCCGATGGCGAGGATACGGAGAGTTTAGTGGATTTCAAGAGAATCATCGAAGAGGCGAAAGTCTCCGATGCAACCATATATTCAATCGGCCTCGGACTGACTCTCGGGACAGCGGGTCGCTCCGTTCTTAGAGAATTCGCGGAAGAGACTGGAGGAAAGGCCTTCTTCACTGCGAAAGCGAGTGAGCTCGAATCCATCTATGAATCAATAGCCGACGAGCTCAGGATGCAGTATTACATCACCTACTTCTCGGCGATCCCGGCCTGGGAGGGTCAATGGGTCAAGCTCAAAGCAGAAGCAAAGAATAAAGACTATGCAGTCCGAACGAAGAAGGGGTTCTTCGCCGTGAGGAAGGCTATTCTCCAGGAGGAAGAGGCCTCTCAGAAGGAATCAGCTCTGAAGGAGAATACCGGTAGTTCTGAGGCTGCGAAACCATGACGGCCTGGATCTTCAGATCGCCATCAAGATCGAGAGGAAACCTGAGCGGCAGGTGCCCGATGGCCGATACAGTTGCATCTAACAGTCGCGCCTGAACATTCTCGACTTTCACATACCCAGCGTTGTCCGAATAAAGCCGGATGGGATTCCTTTCACCATTGAAATCTCTGAGCAGAAATTCCGCATCGGGAAGAGGATTTCCATCCTTTGAGACGACTCGCCCTTCTATCCTGAACACAGGCCCCTCACCATGTTTAGCAACTTTCTCTGAAGGAACTTTATCTTCTCTCATGTTACTTGCGCTCCAATGTCTTATGCTTCCGATCGCCCCTGATGAAGGAGTTGCCTTCAGCTCTATGACCGTCTTAAAAGGTGACCGGACATTCACGTTGGTTTTTCCGATAGGGAGATACATTTCCTTTAAGAGATCGACGCCATAGATTCCCTCTGGAATCTTTGCAAAGCTCCACCTTCCCTCGGAATCAGTCGCTGTTATGAAGAGGATCCTGCCCCCTTCAAATGTAAGCTTCACAGTCGCCCCGACGACGTTGTTCATCCTTGAAACGTAGTACCTGCCGCCGATCCATCCCTTCCCTTTCAATGTTTCTTCCTGGCTCGAAGCACTCGGTGGCGCTAAGGACGATAAGAGCTCTATGGAAAAAATGGCGGAAACTATCAAAGCGGTAGACATTATTCGAACCACAAAGTTTGTTCGAGTCATGCATCCCTTTTCGGTTCTCATTGATGAATGAGAATATATATCTTAAAATTGGCTACCGCAAATCAGTTTTGCGGGATAATGGAAAGTCCGGGCGACACTGGTCCGGATCGAAAGCCGGAATGGAGATCAGCGTCAAAGAATTGCAAGAAAGGATCGAGAAGGCGTATGCCATTCTTGGAGATTGCGCTCTCTGCCCGCGCAGGTGCCGGGTCAACAGGCTTGATGGGGAAGTGAAGTTCTGCGGAATCGGAAGGGAAGCCATCGTCTCTTCCTTCGCGCCTCATTTCGGGGAAGAGCAACCGCTTGTCGGCTTCCATGGTTCGGGGACGATCTTCTTTGCAGGCTGTAACCTCCTCTGCTCTTTC includes:
- a CDS encoding VWA domain-containing protein, producing the protein VRYIFITFLLVSVMLGGNTLLAQDIQQRKGFSVKITEPAEGSYLFGKVRISADVQIDDPQYLDRVEFFAGDKLIFVDRDFPFQCYHNFGSISKSWVIRVVAYHREDVSVSDFLISRKLEVHYTEYVNRVILNATIVDKNGIFVKELQKEDLILYEDGVPQKILDFYNETRPILMALLIDTSGSMQDNMKEVQKAACMFIDTLRNEDQALVIDFDEKVFLLQGLTSKKDALKEAINSTTAIGGTAIYDALHAAYRKLNRIDGRKAIILLSDGEDTESLVDFKRIIEEAKVSDATIYSIGLGLTLGTAGRSVLREFAEETGGKAFFTAKASELESIYESIADELRMQYYITYFSAIPAWEGQWVKLKAEAKNKDYAVRTKKGFFAVRKAILQEEEASQKESALKENTGSSEAAKP
- a CDS encoding carboxypeptidase-like regulatory domain-containing protein gives rise to the protein MKGKGWIGGRYYVSRMNNVVGATVKLTFEGGRILFITATDSEGRWSFAKIPEGIYGVDLLKEMYLPIGKTNVNVRSPFKTVIELKATPSSGAIGSIRHWSASNMREDKVPSEKVAKHGEGPVFRIEGRVVSKDGNPLPDAEFLLRDFNGERNPIRLYSDNAGYVKVENVQARLLDATVSAIGHLPLRFPLDLDGDLKIQAVMVSQPQNYRYSPSELIPSERPLPPGE